The Pyrenophora tritici-repentis strain M4 chromosome 2, whole genome shotgun sequence genome window below encodes:
- a CDS encoding TT-ORF1 multi-domain protein: protein MRYTTTIFAVFAAAAMAAPASLNVRGDEICTPVSYTISDYTLTTSPISGTVDFTFQSSFSVGTLDDPVQSGAHCGASGASVPNSNECQVANRHLLFDLRGPQEQAYYQITHTWSCNGSTWMSGNAVRIDPLNCHTEGESRVCTGGPQTFAPQNVRKICSTPTCPTA, encoded by the exons ATGCGTTACACGACCACCATCTTCGCTGTCTTCGCTGCCGCCGCCATGGCCGCGCCTGCTTCCCTCAACGTCCGCGGTGACGAGATCTGTACCCCAGTATCCTACACAATCTCCGACTACACCCTCACCACCTCGCCCATCTCCGGCACCGTCGACTTCACCTTCCAGTCTTCCTTCTCCGTCGGTACTCTCGATGACCCAGTGCAGTCCGGTGCTCACTGCGGCGCATCCGGCGCCTCAGTCCCCAACTCCAACGAGTGCCAGGTTGCCAACCGTCATCTCCTGTTTGACCTTCGTGGACCCCAGGAGCAGGCTTACTACCAGATTACTCATACTTGGTCTTGCAACGG GAGCACTTGGATGTCTGGCAACGCTGTCAGGATCGACCCGCTCAACTGCCATACCGAGGGTGAAAGCCGTGTTTGCACTGGTGGTCCTCAGACTTTTGCGCCTCAGAACGTACGCAAGATTTGCTCTACGCCTACTTGCCCGACGGCTTGA